In the genome of Harpia harpyja isolate bHarHar1 chromosome 8, bHarHar1 primary haplotype, whole genome shotgun sequence, the window ACAATGTGTACCACATGGAACACCAGTGCTACCCTGCGCCTCCTTCTCTTGCAATTTGACTCCTAGATGCCCTCCTCTTCCTTACTGACTTAGTCTTGACTCTTACCGTCTTCACCATCTTGCATGAGTCACAAGGTAGCTCCTACCTGTCATACAAAgatactggaaaagaaaaggccTTCCAGAATGTTGGGTCTACAATAAAGACAGGatgaaaaaacacagaagcagaaagagaggaaggggaaCCCCTCCATGCTTCGCTAGGGAGCTAACTGGATCCCCAGAAACAGCCAGCAGGGAATTTGCTTATACAGAATAAGTGACTGGACATACCATAGCAGCCACAGGAAAGAGGTAGGGGTGGTTACAGCACTTCTTCAGATCCATAACAACATTGAGCAAGGAGACTTGGTTACCACCACCCCGTGCATTCAGTGCCTCAAAGTTTCTTGTcaaaatgtatttgtaatatttcctgaaaagaaaacaaaacaaaaaccaagtcAGACACCCCTCATAGAACGACAAACATACTCTCTTGCTAAACTCTGCACAGCTCCTGGCATTACCTGCCAGCTACCTAGGTTCTGCCAGTGGCATTCACTATCTCTTTATCCCTTACATCAGAGCACAGGATTAGTCCTCCCTCTGCTatagcagcagcaggaaatcttCCTCCTATCCACTGTGTAGAAAGCCCTATAGTGAGGATGAGGCTGCTTCTGCATCCTCTTTGAAACAGTAGCAGAACAGAGCAACAGTAGTTTAAACAGCAGGTGCTCTCTTCATCCTCACACTCACTTCTGCATGGGGCTCAACTCCACTCTGACAATGAGTTCAGTCTTAGATGGCATATTCTTGAAAACATCAGCTTTGAGACGCCTCAGCATGTGTGGGCCCAGCATGTCATGCAGCTTCTTGATCTGATCTTCCTTGGCAATATCTGCAAACTCTTCTAGGAAGCCCTCCAAGTTACTGCAGAGAAACAGACACTCAGCAAAAGCgacaaaggaaaaagagcaaaaaaatgaGGAAGGATAGGAGTGACAAGACAGGCAGGCTGACTTGCACTGCAAGACATACTGGAATCTCTCTGGCGTCAGGAAGTTCAGCAGGTGGAACAGTTCTTCCAGGTTGTTCTGCAGGGGAGTTCCTGTaagcagcagcttgtgctggAGCGAGTAACCATTCAGCACACGGAAGAACTGGGAAGTAGAGAGCAGGGAagaaatggtggggaaaaaaaaaccaaaacaacagatcACACAAACATGTCTAAGGCTTACTAAGTCACAGGcctacaaaaaaaataatttctcctagaaaaaaaaaagttgacacCAAGCTAGGGCTCAATTTAGATCACATCAGCTGTTTAGACAAGAGCTCCAAGTAGTTCACATTCCAGTCAGGGTCACTAGACTGATCTCATTTGGATCATTGTTCTGCATACCTAAAACATGACTGTAGCAAGTCCTACAAGCCATCAGGTGCTGGTAGGTTTCCTTTGCTCTTTTAAGTTACAAGCTCTTTCAGACCACCAATAATTTCCAGACTGCTATACTACGTACTTTTTCTTGCTAAATTAGTGTTCCACATTCTTACAACTACTCCGCCTTGAGAATTCTAGAAATAGCTAAGTCACTCTTCCTATTCATATCAATCCTGGCAATGTTCCAGAGCTCTGAacaagcagaggagaaaaagagctAAGGGTTTGCCAATCTGTCTTTAAAGTAATTTGTGCTGGTTTTCACAACAATGAAGTAATTCCAGACAGAGGTACTGAGCAGTTAAAGGACTCAACCGAAAAGCACAAGTGTACCATGTTCAGCAGCACAAATTAACAATAAGGCAGTAATTTATTTATTAGCTTGGccatttctttgcttattttacaCTTGGCACGATACAAGGTCAAATTTAATACAAGTAGCTTGTACTAGgtggcaaacaaacaaacaaaaaaaagagaaacccacCACCACTTATGTTTTGGTTATCACAGCAGAAGGATCCTTCTAGTGACCTCCACAGGGATTTATCTTTCTACATAGTTACAGTCAAAAAACATTCTCATTTTGGAATCAATGATTATATCTGCAAAACTTTGGTAGATAACCACAATCTGTCAAGAAGCATCTGACCTGTCTTGCAGCCAAACGTCTGAAGCTGTCCTTAGGGGACAGGAAGCTGCTCAAGAAAGAGGTAGATTTAATGGTCTTGGTAGATAACCAATTGTAACTATTAGTCATAGAGCAACCTTGAGCCTTTACATCCTTTTTCAATTAATGAATATTAATAGTAAGCATTCATTACTGCTTCCAATAATTTCAATGCTAAGCATAGAATGGCATCCGGTCTTAGTGCCTACAATAAAAAAGATCTGGAAACTGGACTGCAAGCACAGCTGTGATGTCTCAGAAAGATGCCTCATGCCAAGATCCAAAAAGCTAAagccatttaaacaaaaaaaaaaaaagagaaaaaaaagaaattaagaagcaATTTTGTCTTACACAGTCTCCAAGAACCTCTAAAACCAGATTTCCAATAACAATTGTTTTTAGCCTAGTCAGCACTAGAACccagctgaagacagaaaaatcGATACCAGAATTAAGGCACAAGGGATTAGGGAGGGGCTGGATTAAGAAAGCATAGTCAAGCCTACTGAACTCAAAGAACCTTAGTTAAGGTACAGCCTCATATAAAAGCAGCTATATGGCTTTCAGCATCTACTCAGACATTTTTGAACACCTCTGCCCACCTCTCCCATTCCTATAACATCTAATTAGTTCTGCTACAAAGCTAGATGAATGCAGAGAGCAAGCCTACTCTGGAAGCAGGATAATTGTGCTCATGCAGCTTGTTTTATGCTCAGTATAGTAAACCTTTCCAGAACAGAGGCGGTGCAGATATATGATCTGCTTTCAGAGAAGCCAGTCTGTATTTGAGAGCAACAACAACATCcaggtttttctgttttccagtctACACCAACTGCCTATTCACCCAGAGAGAAAGCTGTTTTAACCAGTGATATGTATAAAAGTGAAGTTGTTGCCAATGATAATCAATCTCCGAATGAaggctgttgatttttttttttgttaaagaatgCATCAAATTTACTAATGAACAAATGACTAAGAGTTAGCAGACAAACTTATGTGCTTAGGAACAGCTATCTAAACTCCTGAACACTCTCTGCCCATGCCCTCCTGCAACATATGCCATGCCTATAAACCATCTATGCTTCTCTGTACCTTAGACTGATTGTTCTTCAGTCTGTGAGCTTCATCCACAATGAGACAGGCCCAGTCAATAGAGCCTAGTATGGCCATATCAATTGTGATCAGTTCATAGGAGGTGAGAAGCACGTGGaacttcacagcagcctccttctgcaaaggaaaaggatgaacATGGTAATGGGATAGGGGAATGCCCCAGGACAAAAGTAGATGCAGTGTTTCTCCAGCAAGTTATTCTGATGAGCCCTGGTCAAACAGCACATCAGAAACTTTTCACACCCACAGTTTCCTGTCACAAGATTCAAAATGCTACCCAAACCATTCTAGCCTTTTAATCCCCCATTTCTCTCAACACATATAAGTCTCCTCAACCCCCTCAGTACCTGCTACTTCTGGACAGTTGCCAAATGTTGTAACAGAGAAGTTTAACAAATAAGCATCAAATAGAGGCATGTTAGGGAAATGAGATTTGGAGAACAGTGGCTCATTAAAAAGCTAAGACTTAAAAAAAGGTAAGTAGTTTATCATGGAACTTCAAATTACTGTTAGTACTTAACGCAGTTCAATTTCAAGGGAAGCAAAGAAGTCCTAGCTATCTCTGCCACTGGAAAAACTTTAGCTCCCATCTTGCTTTTGCCAGGAAGACTAAAGTTCTACAAAAACTAGCCCCCTAGATCAGGCTCTTCCCTCCTGTCAGGGCACAGAATGCAATTTCTCAGATGTCTAGGTATGGCCTCACTGTCAGCCAGTTCCTCAGAGATTACAAAGTTGACACTTCTTTATATGTTTGTCTTTTTCATACAGTGGCAATTCTGACATTGACTTAGATCTGTAGAAGCGATGCGCAACTTCACAGATTAAGTAGAAGAGATAGAGGGACTTGCCTATGGTCAGTATTACCTTAGTCAACTCTTTTTTCACTACTAAATTAGTTCAGACTAGTAGGAGTGTTTAAGCAGTCTAGAACAAGAGCCTAAATGCCCACTAGTCATCAATTTGCAGTTATTTCCCCTTGGAAACTACAAGCATAATCAGTTCCCAGAGTATCTGAATCTCAGCTGCCAAAAGCCAGTCTAGTGCATCTCTTCTTTCAGTTCAGGCTTGCATTACAGCAGAGTTCTGTACCTTCATTCTGGATGCTTTTTTGCCTCCACGTATGGCATTATCCTCAAATGTGAACTCATTCTCACGGATAATGGCTCGGCTGTCTTTGTCCCCAACGTAGGTCACTACATACATATCTGGGGCCCACATCTCAAATTCTCGTTCCCAATTGATGATTGTGGACAGTGGGGCACTCACCAAGAAGGGACCCTTTGAGTGGCCCTACAAATAGAGTCAGTAAGAGCATCAGATGAATGCAACCACTAACAcaggcagcatctccctgggTAGTGATCTCCCAGCTCTCACCTCTTTGTATAAGGAATATAGGAACACAGCTGTCTGCACAGTCTTTCCCAGACCCATTTCATCAGCCAAGATTGTATCTGTGCCCTGGGCCCAGGAGAAGCGCAGCCAGTTCAGTCCTTCCAGTTGGTAGGGATGCAAGGTCCCCCCTGTTACATCGAGGTACTCTGGTTGCCGGTCATATTTCACTGTTGgctacagtggggaaaaaaggaagagttgaGATCCTTTATCTTAGCTAGGCAACTACCAAGACTCCCTTCGCAGCCACCCATATATTCCCTAGCGCAGATGAGACTTTACAGATGACAACCAAACTAGCACCAGAAAAAATTCCCAAATGGCCAAAGGTATCAAccaaaaagcccttttttttttttttggtgaaatccTTTTGCCAAGAGCCAGCCAGCATCTCACCCAATGGACAAGATGGGCCTTTGTCTGAAGGCTCTATAATGTCTTTGTTCTTTGGGCCAGGAAGGAACTCTAAACCGCATGGCTCTTTACTCTTCAGTTTCCTATttacctgcctccctccccaaagTAAGCAGCTGTATCAGGTGGTTCCTAAGCAATAAACAGTAACTTACATCTACTGTGGGAGTCTCAGGGGGCCTTTCCAGTTTCCGCATCTTCACTTTCTTTAACTTCTTACCAGGCCTGCCCTCTTCACCTCTCATCAGCTCCCTATGCAGAGACAGTCCCAAGAACATGCAAGTTTAATGGCTTTTGTAACAGACCAAGGGAAAACTACTGCAAAGAACAGGAGGGTGATCACCCAACTCAAATAGGCTCAAGACAACAGGGCCGGAACTTTCATGAACTGGTGGAGAGGCACAAGGTCCCTGCCCAAAGGAATAAGGAGTCAGCAACAAGAAGATGCTTCTTTGCTATTATCTCCATATATTAATCCAGCCAGTGCTAGGGGCTGACATACTCCAGTGTTTTCTcttgagggaagggaaaggaacacAACCTCTAGATACTTCTCTTACCTGTGATTCCAGTAGGCTTGCTTGTAGAGGTCATAATCTTGGATATCCACATCTTCACTTTCCCAGGATGCCTGGTCATAAGGTAGGTCTCTCCATTTAATCAAATAGTGGACATTCCCCTTCTTATCCACACTGCAGAAGAAACCAGTGAGTCTTAAGCACAGTGAAATGACAGTATTCACCCAATCCTCTCaaatgggagagaggaaaaggattCCTTAACGaagcaacagaaacagaagaacagcGTCTGTCATACCAAAGGAGCTCCCACTGTTTCCCCCAGTCATATTGCAGTTTACCTTATCCATTCTCCCTTAGCCCTGCTTAAGGTCTTTGCTGAAAATCCTCTTTGCTACTTCCCCTACCTATGGTTAAGGATCCTGTGGATCATCATCCACTCAGGCTTGATCCCATATCGATAGAAGCGCTCCTCCATCTCAGCATATTTGGggtccttgttttttctctttcggcttttctcctcttcccctccaaagTCCCCTGAGGGTGGCTCATCCATATCATTTTTGCGTTGGTAGTTACGAAACATGACCTGACAGTGCAGCTCCAGCTGGAGCCAGGACAGAAGCAGTTAGTAGGTGTTTTCCCCTTAACCAACCAACATATCTCCCCACAACTATCCACCCTTATGATGTGGTTAGAGTCCTCCGCTCACCTGCAACTCTGACACCCATGAGCAGTGCCAGTAGGACATGCCCTGCCACTTGACAAAGAACTGCCTTTCAGGCCGACCCTCCAGAGGCTTAGGGGGAGGAGCATTAGGGTCTGCATCAGGTGGACGTGGTGGTGGTGGGCCAACCGGGGGCTGACCCCATTTCCAGATCAGGATCTTCTGCACCTTTCCTTTCAAAGCTGGGCACTGAAAAGTTAAAACTTGTTACATCAGAGTGTACATACTCTTAACACACAAGCACCAAGTAGCAGAAACATACAGAGTCACAGTTCTCTTCCTTCATTACAGCTTGGACTTGGAAGCTTTCATCCTCTTATCTCCAGCATTTCTTTGAGCTTTCTCCAGTCTGTCTTTTCCTCCTAGGACTGACAAACCCCAAACTGAATTCTGTATCTCAATTTAGTTGTCTCCCCAGGGCCACACCAATTCAGAAATTCTACAGGAAATACAGAAATTGCTAGGCTTTATGAGCCCAGTAGTCTATCCAACCACAACTCCATTGAAAGTttgtagagaaaatattttgctgtagAACTAATCAGCCCAGCACAGGGATATGTCCTGAAGCAGCTTCTTTTGTTCATCATCTTAAAAGTCCTTATCACCTAATGAAAGCACCTAACACCATTTATAATACTTCATTTCAAGAACTTCCTGGAAAAGTGTGACATTTCTCCCAACCATCTACTACAAAAGGGCTTGGCATTACAGAGCTTGCAGTGCAAAAAAACTGTTTGGCTCAgcatcaaagtatttttttttttttaagcactggaTTTGCTTGCACTCATTCTCCTGCTTCTACATACATACAGGATCCAAGAAAATTAAGCCTTTGACATCCTGAACCCAAAACTGCCCAACTACTCAGCACATGGGCAAACCTCATGAGActcaatgctgtaaccctgtgcTTTCTGCTGTCTGGAGAAAGCAGCCAATCAACAAGGCGCAATCCAGCCACAAAAAGTCAGGCCTCGATGTTTCATGACAAAAGTGTGAGAGGAGATAGACTCTTCTGAGGACTAAGCATTTCTGGGAAAATATGAAGATCCAAAGGGATTAGATCGATCATCTCTTGTAGCAATAGGAGAATGGTACTAGCAGAAACTCACAGTGCAGCGAGGACACAGCCACTCTCCATTAGGAATCTCTGGCAATGGGGGATTCAGACAGTGGATGTGATAGGATGAAGGACAGGCgtcacagcacagcagctctccTCCATCCTTGCAGACTCTACAGAACTCCATATGATGgtcatcctcttcctcagcatCCCCCACAACATCTTCCAGGATTTCCTCACCTTCAGAGTTATCCTCCTTTGCTTCCCACTGAATGCCCTCTTTTTCCTACAGGAGAGGGAAATCAGAAAACCGAAGTCACACATTTGTGATTATTTTATGACCGCAGAAGAACGGCCCTAAGTCACTTGACATCCCCCTCCATGAGCTCTTGCACAGCGTGGGGGAATCCAGTACTTACACAGTGTGGGCAGCTCCATTTGCCCTCTGGGGCTTTCTCCATGTCTGGGTCCAGGCAAACCATATGGTAGGCACGAGGGCAGGTATCACACAGTATAAtttctcctccctgctggcacACCTCACAGTAGTCCTGGTGATCAGTCTCATAGCCATCCACAGCCACTGTGGAGTCCTCCTCACCTGCAGAGGGTGGTGAGGAGTTACAGCAGTGCAAGCCACAGGTACAGGCTTCCTACAGCAAGGGAGGGTATCCCCCCACAGCCTATGTAGTAATACAGAGATCCAGAATCCAAAACTCTTGCTCCATCTATGTAAGTAAACAGGGCAGGGAGCAAGAGCTGGAACAGGAGTAAAACAAGCCCCTTTGTGCCTCCTTCCACCCATGAAATTAAAGGTGTAGCTGAGGCCAGGAAAACTCAGCACTGTGTCTGTTCCCCTACCAAGGTGAGAAAGAACTCCTGAAAACCttttccttgttaaaaataacatcagGTTCTTCCTTCACAAACAAATTTCCTCCCTCAAGCATGCTGTTAAATACCCAAATTCTGCACAGACATTCCTCTAATCTTTCTACACACTTAGCTGCGCTTCCAACTCCAACTGACAGCAAGCATCaatacctttctttttctttttcccagctttGAGTTTTTTGCGACTGCGGCTACTACGGCTTGTAGACCCATCTGAAACAGAGTAGCTGTTGATGCTGGCATCATCAAAGTCTGACTCCACATCCAGATCATCATCTTCACTCTGAGGTaggtaagaaaaaaaagctatgccACTGGAGGCACCCATGCTGAGGGCTGCAATCAGACATGCATCCTTGCACTTCTAGCACATCATCACCTCCTCCTCAGAAGGTCAAGGAAGGAGCATCACTTACTGATGATCTTTTACGCTTGGAACCAAATCCTCCCAGTTTGATTTTCAAAGGTGCCACCTTCTTTGTTTTAGGTTTCTTGATATCAGGAATACGAGGACTGGCCTTTGGCTTCCGCCGGGCATTGGGTCCTGGGAACAGAGGAGCTTGCAGGTCAGAAGGACTACTGCTTTGGCACCACTCACCATCTACCATTCTGTCAGATTCTTCATCTCACCTTTGCCCTCCTTTGTCTTGGCTTTCCTGAGCGGCACATCTACAGGGGGCTGCGGCAGGACAGCATCCACATTTGTCACCATACTCTCCACTACTGcaacagctgcagctgcagcagctgccacagATGCACCTGAACTTCCCTTGAAGGGGTTGTTTGTGCTAAACTCCCTCCATTTGGCTCCCAGTACCATCATCATCTTCGACACTGCTATTTTAGGGTTCTTGGCTGCAATAAGTGGCCTGTGTACAGTTAAGGAAGGAAGAGTTACTGAACCACCCTGAAATCTAGATCAGTATTCCTCCCTGCCGCCACCCCCATCAGCACCTCTATCTCAAACTACATTCCTTTCTAATCTCTGATTGCCACAGCCAATGAATCTCTCCACTCCCGTAATTCACTCTGTGTGGAGGATGCAAATGATCAGGGGCTTGGGAAGTGAAATGGAATTTAGCATACTAGGGAAGAAAGGGGACTGGCAGTGAGGACTTGCATCATCTCAATCACTGCAAACAGGAAAGATAAGGATTGATTATTTTACTGTTGCTTCAGTTTCTGCTCTAGGTAGGATGCTAGTGTCTCTAATGTGCCTTCAGTTTCCAAAACTAAGGAACCTAGTCCTTGTCCCATCTCTTTTTTTGTTCCAGAGTCCTTCCAAGTACAGGCTTGCCGTTCACCTGACAAACTGGCTGAAAGCTTTGTAGTTGGTGAGAGTGCGGTAATCCTCCTCTGTGAAGATATGATCAATATCCTCCATGCCCCAGTCTTCCAGGAGCTGAGCAGATGACTTCGGCTCCTGTGCAAAGAGAATCACAGCAACTCTGAGAAAAAGCTCTAGTTCTGCTCTAGGAAAGAGCAGAACTTCCACACATCTACAAATGACCGAATGGGTCAGGACCGGGGgattcctccctcccccctccctgccatgggACACCGCCTCAGTAGAACATCAGTGGAAGTGGGAAAGTCTTTGGATTCAATACACATTCTAGGTGTGTTTAAagcagaagaggggaaggaatgCAAGGTGGGAAAACGGTCAAGTCAAGCAGGTCTAGTGGAGGAAGAAGAGACTGAACATCCCCAACTCCATGTGCCATCACAGATGGAGAGCACAATGATCCCCAAAATCAGATACAAGGGAATGAAGAGCAAACAGTCAGTCAGCAGGGTAGCTACTCACCTTTGAGtcatcatcttcttcctcttcttcctcctcctccttccgcttggctttgtttttcttttccttcttgggccctaatttcttctttttcttcttcccaggagTGTAGTCACTGCCCTCACTGTCAGAGCGCAgaacctcctcttcttcctccacaaACTCATTCCCCTCACCAGAGCTGTCCcccagctggggaaggagggagagagaagatcAGGCAGCTGTGAGAAAACACCCTGGATAAGCACTAAACACCACACTCTCCCCAAGCTCTAGAGGGTTCATACAAAGGATTGCTGCCATAGGCCAACAGCAACAGTAAGCACCCTCACCCCATATATCCGTATTTTAGAGCATGGCCTTAGGCATCCTTTTCCTTACCTCCTTCTTCTGACGCTTGCTGAGCTTGGGCACTTTTGGTTCCTTTAGTTTCTTgggcttcttcttcttcttgatTTTGGGTGTCTCAGCCTCTGACAGAAGCTCTTCTTCTGGCTCTTCTTCAGGCTCTGGAGGGGAAGAGGCGACAGGTCTCATTCAAACTCCATCTGTGCACTACAACATAGCCCACTTCTCACAGAGATCACTCAACTTGTAAACACTTCTATGTTTGTAACTATGTAGCAAAAAGTACCCAACTGCTTGTTTGTTACTCTTCACAACAGATACTAGGAAATCATATCATACCTTACCACAGCACATggttttccccctccccacaatACCACCTATTTCCACAACATTCCGTCTCCAAGCAGAGCTGCACTCAGATCTTGGGGACCAGAAGTCTGCCACAACccaagaagaggaggaaagaccACAGAATAAATGGCCATATCTAAAGGAGACAAAACAGTGAATACACTTGGGAACCTGACTAGGATACTGTTTCAGTCCGTGGGTCTTCAGGAGAGAAACGCGCAACTACCTAGCCTCCTCAGCAGTACAGAGCATCCTACAACCGCGCGCAAAATACAGGCCAGTAAGCCACTAActtgtcctcctcctccataGGAAAGTTGTTCCTCAGCAACTCTATTCCGATCCGCATTTGACACAACCTTCCCTCTGCGCCAACAGCTAGGAAGCTCGCTGCCCGGCCAGAGGAACGCGCGCCAGCTCCCCACCACCGCACGCTCCCATCTGTGCGGCTGCCCCCCCGCCGGCTGCCCCCTGCCCgaggggcaggggcagccagACAGCCCTTCCCTTTGTGGCAGGCTGCGGGAACAGCCCGGCCACCCGccctcccc includes:
- the CHD4 gene encoding chromodomain-helicase-DNA-binding protein 4 isoform X7 encodes the protein MASGIGSPSPCSGGSDDDEMEILLNNAIPQHPEPEEEPEEELLSEAETPKIKKKKKPKKLKEPKVPKLSKRQKKELGDSSGEGNEFVEEEEEVLRSDSEGSDYTPGKKKKKKLGPKKEKKNKAKRKEEEEEEEEDDDSKEPKSSAQLLEDWGMEDIDHIFTEEDYRTLTNYKAFSQFVRPLIAAKNPKIAVSKMMMVLGAKWREFSTNNPFKGSSGASVAAAAAAAVAVVESMVTNVDAVLPQPPVDVPLRKAKTKEGKGPNARRKPKASPRIPDIKKPKTKKVAPLKIKLGGFGSKRKRSSSEDDDLDVESDFDDASINSYSVSDGSTSRSSRSRKKLKAGKKKKKGEEDSTVAVDGYETDHQDYCEVCQQGGEIILCDTCPRAYHMVCLDPDMEKAPEGKWSCPHCEKEGIQWEAKEDNSEGEEILEDVVGDAEEEDDHHMEFCRVCKDGGELLCCDACPSSYHIHCLNPPLPEIPNGEWLCPRCTCPALKGKVQKILIWKWGQPPVGPPPPRPPDADPNAPPPKPLEGRPERQFFVKWQGMSYWHCSWVSELQLELHCQVMFRNYQRKNDMDEPPSGDFGGEEEKSRKRKNKDPKYAEMEERFYRYGIKPEWMMIHRILNHSVDKKGNVHYLIKWRDLPYDQASWESEDVDIQDYDLYKQAYWNHRELMRGEEGRPGKKLKKVKMRKLERPPETPTVDPTVKYDRQPEYLDVTGGTLHPYQLEGLNWLRFSWAQGTDTILADEMGLGKTVQTAVFLYSLYKEGHSKGPFLVSAPLSTIINWEREFEMWAPDMYVVTYVGDKDSRAIIRENEFTFEDNAIRGGKKASRMKKEAAVKFHVLLTSYELITIDMAILGSIDWACLIVDEAHRLKNNQSKFFRVLNGYSLQHKLLLTGTPLQNNLEELFHLLNFLTPERFHNLEGFLEEFADIAKEDQIKKLHDMLGPHMLRRLKADVFKNMPSKTELIVRVELSPMQKKYYKYILTRNFEALNARGGGNQVSLLNVVMDLKKCCNHPYLFPVAAMEAPKMPNGMYDGSALIRASGKLLLLQKMLKNLKEGGHRVLIFSQMTKMLDLLEDFLEHEGYKYERIDGGITGNMRQEAIDRFNAPGAQQFCFLLSTRAGGLGINLATADTVIIYDSDWNPHNDIQAFSRAHRIGQNKKVMIYRFVTRASVEERITQVAKKKMMLTHLVVRPGLGSKTGSMSKQELDDILKFGTEELFKDEATEGGDNKEGEDSSVIHYDDKAIERLLDRNQDETEDTELQGMNEYLSSFKVAQYVVREEEMGEEEEVEREIIKQEESVDPDYWEKLLRHHYEQQQEDLARNLGKGKRIRKQVNYNDGSQEDRDWQDDQSDNQSDYSVASEEGDEDFDERSEAARRPSRKGLRNDKDKPLPPLLARVGGNIEVLGFNARQRKAFLNAIMRYGMPPQDAFTTQWLVRDLRGKSEKEFKAYVSLFMRHLCEPGADGAETFADGVPREGLSRQHVLTRIGVMSLIRKKVQEFEHVNGRWSMPELAEIEENKKLSQPSSPSPKTPTPSTPGDTQPNTPAPVPPPEEGVKIEEGASAKEQGESSEPEKELSAAATETEVPMEQCAQPVETPPQEAKSPVNPTEADEKKVEEPEMKERPDEPMEVESKADVEKVEDRAPIENPPEPPIITLDEKDEKKDDDKRDVVMLQNGEMLKESVDERHKKAVKQRFMFNIADGGFTELHSLWQNEERAATVTKKTYEIWHRRHDYWLLAGIINHGYARWQDIQNDPRYAILNEPFKGEMNRGNFLEIKNKFLARRFKLLEQALVIEEQLRRAAYLNMSEDPSHPSMALNTRFAEVECLAESHQHLSKESMAGNKPANAVLHKVLKQLEELLSDMKADVTRLPATIARIPPVAVRLQMSERNILSRLANRSSEPPPPPPPQQVAQQQ